The genomic window CTCAACAATAACATCCTTTTCCTTAAGTAATGATCCTGCTGCTGGAGAGCCTTCGTATATTTTCTTTATCAACAAACCATCTTTGTCATCAAGTTCATCCACCTGCAATCCGAGCCATTTGCCATCCTTGTCTTTGTAATTCCACACATATACATTACTTGGTTTATCAAACCAATCAAAATTTCCGAAGATTTTTTTATTGATCTCTTTCTTTCCAAGTACAACATTGAATGTTTTATACTCTCCATCGCGGAAAATATCAACAGTAACAGATTGCTCCGGTTCCATGCCAACCAGCATTTTGCTGATCTGGTCTGACGTATAGACATGCTGACCTGCAAGATCGAGCATGATATCTCCTTCGAGTATTCCTGCATCAGCACTGGGTCCATCCTTAACGATATCAGAGATCAAAACGCCATAATTGGTATTGAGTCCTTTCTTTTGGTATTCTTTCTCTTTCATATCGGAAAGATACACACCAAGGTATGCCTTATATTCCGGCTTAGGTTCGAAATCTGCTTTGTTTGCTAGTGTGAGTTTGATCGTTTTTTCATCACCGTCACGGTAAATTTTAAACTTAACTTTTTGCCCGGGTTTGTACATCTTAAGCATTTTTGTGAACTGGTCATGGTTGAAGAGTTTTGTTCCATCCATCTCAAGGATAATATCCTTGCTCATCATGCCTGCTTCCTGTGCCGGCGTATCATCGACAACACCATTAACAATAATGCCATATTCAACACCTACATCTTCATAATCCCAGATATCTCTGGGATAAATACCCACAAATGCTTTCCCCTCTTCTTCCGCTGAGAGTGGTAATACAGCTGCGATCAAAAGGACCATAAATCCAAGTGATGCAATGAGTTTCAGCTTTTTCATTTTGGTTATACCTCCATTTTGTTAAAATGTTCTATTATAAGCAAGTTGTGCATGCTGTGCATCAAACTCTGACACGATCAGCACTGCATCGTTATTTTCATGGGATTTGTATTTACGGATCACGTATGCTTTATCTTCTCGATATTTTTCCGGATCGATATCATCTCGGATGGAAGGATTCCTGATAGATGTGTATTTCAGGCAATCAATCAATTCCATTGTTGTCTTTGGTTTCACAGCTGAACCAGCAGATGCGCGAAACGTGATCTCATGAGCTTTGAGTGCAAACTGTGGTCTTATAACCAGTGTAAGGGCAACTGCAAAAAA from Candidatus Cloacimonadota bacterium includes these protein-coding regions:
- a CDS encoding PDZ domain-containing protein, with the translated sequence MKKLKLIASLGFMVLLIAAVLPLSAEEEGKAFVGIYPRDIWDYEDVGVEYGIIVNGVVDDTPAQEAGMMSKDIILEMDGTKLFNHDQFTKMLKMYKPGQKVKFKIYRDGDEKTIKLTLANKADFEPKPEYKAYLGVYLSDMKEKEYQKKGLNTNYGVLISDIVKDGPSADAGILEGDIMLDLAGQHVYTSDQISKMLVGMEPEQSVTVDIFRDGEYKTFNVVLGKKEINKKIFGNFDWFDKPSNVYVWNYKDKDGKWLGLQVDELDDKDGLLIKKIYEGSPAAGSLLKEKDVIVEINGIMVDDINDISMILDDVEVDNDVVLEVLRDGEVITVNTKVGEKSDFADQLQISIDNGLMKMYIDGDEKKILDFENIMQKIEQGMEEGGVKLDAKLDSLHEKLKKLDVDVLRIEDSGAI